A segment of the Manis javanica isolate MJ-LG chromosome 10, MJ_LKY, whole genome shotgun sequence genome:
tatgttaatGTTATTAAAAACAGTGCTATAAGTACACAAAGACGCAAAGGAGGGAGTGATTTATTCTATCGTGTTAAGTCAGAGACGGATTTACTGGGGAGATATCCTTTCAAAGATAAGAATAAGTCAgtttaatgtattgaaagaaCTAACCTTGAAGGGAAAGACTTGGATTTGAAACACAATCCTATGGCTTTTGAACTATGTGATCATAGGAAAAATATTGTACCTCTAAAGCTCCAGGATGCTATTTACCTTCatgaggttgttgtgaggattaaccAAGCTAATACAGGTTGGGTACTTAGAGAGTACCAGACACAATAGAAATGGAAGCTATTATTATATTGATTCACTAGGCAGAAAAGGATGTTTGAGGCAGGTGGAACACAATTATGAAAAAGGACAGAAGTTCATGGCTTCTAAATGGCAAGTGGCCTAATGTGAACAAAACTGGGATTCATTTTCAAAGTAAAAGGACTAAAGAAACCCATATGTTAATAATGATACTAtctttttattgagaaaataCTGATAACAATTCTACTTTAATCTTTCTGTATTGAGGAAGCACACGATACCACAAAACCACCATGAAATCagtattttacattaatttgCATTTGTGTTAATTGCTATTTatcaatgtattatttttaaaaagttaaaaacattgaCTATCGTGCAAATATATGAGTGTGTGTCGAagatttattaactcattttaatGCAAGAACCAATAAGATAGGGTATTAAGCTAATCCACCCATTAATAAGACAAAGTCTGTTGCGcatgtttattatatattcatatctttaacttttaaaattatatgttgccttcagccataaaaagaaaagaaatcctgccatttgcaacaacatggatgaatctagagggtattatgctcagtgaaataagccaggtggagaaggacaaataccatatgagttcacttatttgtggaatataaaaacaaagcaaaacagaaggaacaaaacagcattagactcatagacactgagaagtgactagtggttatcaaggggAGGGGTGTTGGTAGGGGTACAGGGAAGGAGACTGTTCAACCATGGCGATGTACactagataataaaaaataattaaaaattatacattgccaaaatatacatatatatcaaaagTAATGCATGCTTgaaattatttgcattaaaacctacgagggaaaaaaaaataaaataaaacctgtgGGGGTAGAGTGCATGGTGTGGAGGTGAATAGAGTCTTGAGCTTCTACTGAACAGTCTTTGCTGAAGCGGCTCCTAATGGCTCAAGAGAACCAATTGTGTACAACTTTTCCCAACTCTGTGTTCAGTGTTGGGTGAGTTAAGgagagcttgaaatcagccattgTGACAGTATTTATACCACAGGAAAGTGGTAAACACTGCAAATCAGGCCTTTTTTTCCTGAAGATCTGGTGGTTAAAATATTTACCAGCACCCAATAAAGATGGGTTGAAGGGGGATAAGATTGCAAATGTATGGATAATAGACAATGTCAAGCCATGGAAGACTTCTGAAGTGACTGAATTTGGGGAGGATGATCAGATTTCTGGTTCAGAAAATTATATTTGCTAATAATTATGCTGGTAATACAGAGGACAGATCATGAGAAAATAATGGAGGCCAGAGGGGCATTGAGAAGGCAGTGGCATTGTTTCAAATGAGAGAGAGGCAGTATCTGTAGAGATGAAAGGTCAAGGAAAGATTCCAGAGAGTAAGTCAAAGACTGGAGTTGAAAGTAATTGAAGTTTCTGGTTTGGGCCCGGTGGATTTGGGGGTACTCCATTAATTGAGATTGGTAATGTAAGTGAACAAAGCAGTTCTGGAAATAAGACTCAGTTTTGGATTTGTTGCCTATAAGCTTATCTCAGAATATCTGGGTAGAAACAGTCAGGTTACAGTTTGGGGTATAGATTCTGCTTCAGGATTTATCAGTATTTAATGATAGCTGAAGTCAAGAACAAAAATGGTTTTGGTTGAGGAGCACTAAATGTTgagaaaagcaaaaagagaaacttAAGTGAAAAAAGGCTGGTAACCACAAAGAGAAACAGGATGGAAAGAGCATATTTTAGAAGATAGAGATGAGTGGAAATGATGGCTTCTCTATGATGtaagatttataaaatatttttatatgtctgGAGTAAGGGCTCTTAACCAATTTCATATTAAATTAGAGAAAATTGAATGACTACAGTTGGACATAATTAACTTTGCACATTCAAAGACTTTGATGATACAGATGCCAATAGAATAGAGTGCCTGACTGGAAGAAGTTTGCCGTCTATGCAAGTTAGCAGAGAATGATCATGATAGGAGGGTGATGACGACGATTATAATTACTACTACCAGGTGCTTGACTTTTATCACTTACTCTTCATAAAACAATTCTGCAAGGGGCTCTTTTAATATTACtacattttacagacgaggaaactaAGGCTAGAGGTTAAGCAAGTCGTCCAAGCCATCTAGTGGCAGCGACAGGATTTGACCCAGGAGTTTGCAGAGTCCAGAGATTAACCACCAGCTCTTTGATTtcaataatagtacctactttttaaattatatagatTAAATtggttaatatatgtaaagcgcTTAGAACAGTTTACCCACATGCATTTAAGTTCTGTGTAAGATTTAACGGTTATTATCTTCATCGCCTAAGGCTACACAGCCATTTTATGGCAGAGTCTGGGTTCCAATCCAAAATTCATTCTCCTTACTATTATGATTTATAGGAGTTAGCCCAGGGAATTACAGGAACATAGGAGGAGCACCTAATTTCAagggaatggagagagagagagaatgtgttaGATGTCGAGAAAGGCACAGAATTCTGTTCTGGAGAAAAAGTAGGCAGAGAATAGTGTGAATTCGAGTAAAAAAGGCGATTGATGGAAACAGCGTATTTGTAATTCAGGGTGGTTGAATCCTATAGTCAGATGGGCAGAGGTGGGGAATGAGGCTGAAGAGGCCTCATATCCAATTCCATGCTGTGAATGGTTTTGCactttattcttcaataaaagtcattatagttttgcattttattcttCAAGAAATGTCATCTGAACAATATTATCGAACACaagcgcgcgcgcgcacacacacacacacacacacacacgaagctGGTTCGCTACAGGAGTTAAACACAGGCGCGAGCCAATCTGTGGAGTAAAGGACAAATACACGATACCGAAGAAGCACCAAGCAATTTCCAGTCTTGAATCTGGCAACGACGTAAACAGGGTAAGGTTGGAAGCACTGCAAGACTCTTGCGGACAAAGAGGTCGACAACGCACTCTAACTTCCGGCGTCCTCAGTTGCTAAGGGAAACCGGAAGCGCCCTTGCGCTCCGCCCATGCAAACCATAGAGTGCCGGAAAGAGCGTGAGCAGAAGGATCCGGAAGAGAAAGCGACAGGATCTCCGTTCGATCTAAAATGACAACGTTAGTGCTGGATAACGGAGCCTACAACGCCAAAATCGGTTACAGCCATGAAAACGTCTCGTAAGTGTTCGCCTTCTCAAGGGACAGGCGTACACGCCTAGTAGCTTCACATGCTAAGCTTCATTTTGCCGTATTAGCATCTGCAAACGTCCCCCGCGCGGCCAAAACCTGAGCCAGAGGGATGGTCAGGGTGGAGCTGGATGTTTGGGATGCTTTGATGTGAGATTTGGGTGTTAATTTTTGACACTGCGGGCCCAAAGTGGGACGTGTGTTTCGTTTCGTTACTGAAAACAGCTCCGGAAAATAGGCTTCTAGAGAAGAAATTCCTCATAGTGGAGTCTGAACAAAAAGTTCTTGAACTCTTAGGAATCCTGGGCAGCATTtcgtgtatatatacattttcttggGGACACGATTATGGCATTCATCAAATTCCCAAAGGGTTCCATTACTCCAGAAAGTGAAACTACTGTCTTAGTGGCTGGAGACTTCGAAGGCTTTGTGCCTAAAGCCTTCGAAGTCTCAGTGGCTGCCCCAGTTGACTAGAGTCAGTTAAACAGAAATACTACAGTGGCATTCATAAAGTACATGTTTTAATAAAGAATAAGGAGATTAAAAGACACGCTTTTCTTCTATCACATTCAAAAAACGTTTCTTTTTTTCCCGTCttccaccatttttttttaagaggaatgtaaattggtacagtttCTGGAAACAATTTTGGCAGTATGTATCGCTGTTCTTCCTTTGACACAGCAATTCTGTATCAATTACCCAAGGAATAAATTAGAGGTTTAAAACCAGAGAGATCAGGAACTTTACCTAAGCTCCGGTTTTCATCTGTGCAGTGGCAAACTCAGTACCCACCTGTGAGGATTTCTGGAGGATGCCTGCAGAAAGATGAACCAGTATAGAATCTAGTGTATGTTaaatccttaaaaagaaaaaaagtatttttattatttgaagacAGAATGAGAAACACTGGTTTTGGACATGTTTTGACATCGATGGTGAGggttaattaaatgtatttttagaaaCCAGGTGTTTAGGGAATAAttatagaatttgtttctttgtttctaggGTTATTCCTAACTGTCAATTCAGGTCAAAAACAGCACGTCTTAAAACTTTTACTGCAAACCAGATAGATGAAATAAAGGACCCTTCTGGACTCTTTTACATCCTTCCTTTTCAGAAGGTAACCCAATTATGTTATTTCTAGCATTATAGATCTAAATTTAAGGATACTTTTTTAATGTATGTGTAAGATTTTATatgtatgaaaacatttttaggtCTCTGAATTTAAGTTTTAGGATCTTATTAAAACCAAAAATTGAAATTCAATTgtcttgttaaaaataaatgaccatctcataatgcgtgatcaaaaccaaaagtttctgtgatgaatgcccttgtactgttcaccatgtaaaaatttattcactatgtaagaattcgttcaccatgtaagaacttgttatttatgcttcagaagattggacactgacgagaattaggttgagatggattaatgattgtacattgagcattgacccccccatactgaattttattgttgttaacaaccagttgatcaataaatatgagagatgccctctcaaaaaaataaataaataaataaataaataaataaatgaccatGATTTAGTTACTGATTGTAGGTATTAAATTTTACTTATTCATGTTAAGGCTAAATGAGATGaacacattaaagaaaataagtataGAGAGGCATCTTTACATATTGGTGTATCTTTTGAACCCTtgacattttggttattttttgtatttgtaattttttgaacTTTTAAACGGAGAAAAACATACCAATTTAATGGCTTTGAAATTCAAACAGCAGTAGACTGGCAAATGTAAAGAGATAGAAATCAGTGTTTTAGAATatgttaatcttatttttaaaagttcaaatattgttgataattttataaaaacacaaCTTTTTTAGGGTTACTTGGTGAATTGGGATGTTCAAAGACAAGTTTGGGATTAcctttttggaaaagaaatgtaTCAGGTAACAAAATGGAGTATGTAttcaaatttctatttctatgtcTAATTCAAAAGGAAAGTTAGAACATATTTCAAggtttatgaatttttaaatgtttctactGTATATTTAAGTCACTTCATATACTGTGCTTAGCCTTTTCTAAGTATTATGTAATACAGTTATATATAATAATGTGATTTGATATTACCATCAACATGTGGTTATATCATTCATAACTTTTGCAAGTGAGTAAGATTTCCATTTTGGGGTGGAATTTGAGGTTGAGAAGAGAAAGTTTAtatgaaataaagattaaaattttaattaatatttctattattaaaCCAATTCTgtgtctcatttttattttcatggtaaATATTTTTACCTACATATCTGAATGTGCAACTTTTCCAGTgtgtgaattttgtgtttttaatgtctATAATGTGACTTTAGGTATACTGAGAGTGTTCAGATTTTAATGCCTCTTAAGAGTATGTGGGAGAGAATTGTGTAAACATTAAATATCCTGAAAGCTTCTGgctttttcacttttaataaaataacaacagCCCCAATGCTTGTAGTTATACATAACTTTTGCATAGTTATCTTTAAACATTTTGGCAGTACCATTTTATTAATGCTACCATTAAGAGTTAAAATTTAGTATAGTGCATGAATTCTATAACCAGACTTTCTGGGTTCAACTCCCAGCTATGTCAGTCACTAATTATATGAACTTTAGTAACTTACTCAACTTTTCAGTGCCTCAATTTACTCATCTAttaaatggtgataataattaGACATGTCTccaggattattgtgaggattaaataaatttatttctatatgaAAATAACTGTTTATATAATTATAACTACAAACTGCTATAACTtttgggatttcttttctctctcatagGTTGATTTTTTAGATACTAATATTATTATCACAGAACCATATTTTAACTTCACCTCAATTCAGGAATCAATGAATGAAATTCTATTTGAGGAATACCAGTTCCAAGCAGTATTAAGAGTAAATGGTGAGTTAAGATTTTGATTAAAGTATGTTAATATGGATATCAGTATGTTAAAGAAACACTTAAAATCCAAGAATATTGGGTGACAATTAgatttgaaggaaataaaacatggaatttaaaaactaaatgggCCCTTAGAAATTCTCTAGTCAAACTTCTCTCAATTTATCTTTTTACTACAATGATATTTCTCCCTAATAAAGCTAGTAGCCACATATTTCCAGTCTCTGAAAGATTATTGTTTCCCAGATAGTTATCTTTTCTGTCACTGTGTTcactgttgttattattactgaAATAGTGTTAATAGCTTAGGCTGCCAATGTGTGGAAAATCTGTAAATATATTCTAGAAGTAACTTTATTAGAGGCTAGAATTATAATACATGACTGTACAATGAAACTATTCACATGTAGCTTGCAGAATTTAAGTCTATATATGCAGCAGCATACTATAGTGGTTAATAACATAATCTCTATAACAGTTTTCTCAACAGAGGGCAATTTTGTTCCTCAGGGGACGTTGGCAGTGTCTGGGGACAGTTTTGGTTGTCAAAACTGGGAGGGTGCAACTGGCAACTGTGGATAGAGGTCAGAGACACTGCTAAACATAACGCACAGGATATCCCCGCAAAAAAGGAATtctctggcccaaaatgtcagtagttcTGATCTAGAGAAATAGGCTATTCTAGACATACTGCCtaggtttgagtcctggctctatTACTTTCTAATGGTGACTTAAGGCACGTTATTTTAACTTCTCCGTgcatcattttcttcatctgtaaaatgcaattattatgaggattaaaacaCACACTCATAAATAGTTTAGAATagtactgtgtgtgtgtaataaatGCTTAGTAAAATTATCTACTATTAGATTAATTTTTATAAGCTATGAAATGAATGTTACTTTTGAAAATTGTTCACAGTTTTTCTCATATTTACCACAAAATTGTGATGTTTTAAAGTTTAAACACTGCAAAGAGTTTGTGACAGAattgcaaatattattttaaatgaacataTTTCTTATGAAGTTTCTTTGTGCTTGCCTTAGTTTTCTACCTTTCTTTATTGCTTTCAATTCATTGTACTTTTACTTAATGTgtttttctaatgttttgtttttttttaatagctgggGCTCTCAGTGCACATAGGTATTTCCGAGATAACCCTTCCGAATTATGCTGTATCATTGTAGATAGTGGATATTCCTTTACACATATAGTTCCTTATtgtagaagtaaaaagaaaaaagaagcaattaTTCGGTgagttgcattttaattttaattttatttcctaggATAAAACTGAATGAAATGTGTGATAAACTGACAGATTTGAATTCTCCCTTTTTAGGATAAATGTGGGAGGAAAACTTCTAACCAATCATCTAAAGGAGATCATATCCTACAGGTAATCTTTAGTTTTGATTCTTTGAGAGGATGGGGTGCTGAAGATGAAATTTTTAAACTAGTTCTTAACTTCAGTTGTAATTCAGGTGGCAATTCTATATTACTACTTTAGAAACATTATCACATATATAACTACTGATGATATCAGATTAAAAGTTCTCTAGCATATAAAATGGTTAATGTCCAGCAAATAGAAATTGGTAAGTTCTAGGAAGTTTAATACatcaataacattttaaaattgtaaatattgTACACATACAttgtaaagcaaaataaaaatgtatttaaagatctgaaaagaaaataaatctttccctctcctttccctctctcaTGTCAGCTCCACTCCACAGAAAGTGTAATATTTGAACTATACTtacctttaattattttaatctctATAAgctttaataatatattaatagttCTGTTTCTGGATTAGCTAATCTTAGTTGATTGTCCACTGTTAAAGATGAGGAATATGTGTAATTAGCCACCTCGCAACTCTTCTCttcctgaattttatttatgctattattttttattttattttgcttagaaATGTACTAGAATTCTTAAATTTCAATTCTTGCTATGTTACCTATGTATGATAACTATGTATGTATGAATATAGGTAGTATACTGTAGCATCTCTTACCTCCTCTCTGTGTTATACCAGAAAATAAGTGAACCTACATTTCTTTCTATCTCTCCTCCCTCCATTTGCTTCTTTATTCTGTCAGGTGTGCCATTACTTTTTTTAACAGCTGTATTGAGATACAGTTCATATACAtacaatttacccatttaaaatgtacagttccagtggtttttagtatattagaacatttttagaatatttctgtTAACCCAAAAAAGAAACCGACTCCCCTTAGCCATCACTCCCTAGCCCTCATCCCACCCagctttcatatattttttaaaaactttctattttgaaataattatagagtCAGGAAGTTTGAAGAATAGTACATAGAGCTCCGTGTACCCCTAGTGCTGTCTTATGTAATTAGTACCATATCAAAATGTTGACATTGACACTAGTGCATTATTGTTAACCAGACTAGAGGTCATACTAGATTTTCACCATTTTTTGCATGTATTCATGTGTGTCATTCTGTGTGACTTTATCCTATGCATACATTCATGTAAATACCACCATAATCAATATATAGAACTAGTTCATCACTCCAAAGGAGCTCCTTTGTGCtacctaaatatatatatatacaaatttcaTTGATTCTGAATTGTGCTTTTTCACCTTTAACCTCTGAAATTGAGGTGAATCTTGCAATCATTAGTACCCTAGAATTGTCATAGCTTAATTACTATGTTTTGTTCTCTGGTAAATAGTGTCTTGGAGAAGGTAAAAATGTGGTGTGTTATGATGTTTGTCATAAGGAAAGCAAAAAGAcagaaacaataataatgatttttatttattgaatatagGGACTATGCTAAACACTTCACAGGTATGATTACAATTGTTTACCTCTCATTACTGTGTTAAGTCAGTTATCTTAATTATCTTTTTAGAGTTGAGAAGATTGAGTCCCAAAGAAGTAACTTGGTTGCTAAGTTGTGATTAAACCTAAGTCTCTTGTTCCAAAGTCCATGATAATAACACTAGTATCTTTCCTCCCTAATCTAAACTTTTCAACATTAGGAACATTGATAAACACATTTTAATCAATCCCTCTGATTGAATATTTTaaggcagtaaaaaaaaaaattcattttaaaggaTAATAGCATAAGAAAATGTTCATACAATAATGTTAAGTTTAAAACATAAAAGGTAAACGTAGTGTAAATGAGCTATGtgcagagaaaaatattaaaaggaaatctcacatttttttaaaaacctttattttctgcattaagcctttgttttctttgattcactcatcaaatatttattaagcatctactatatGCAGGCACTGTATGCTGACTCATAATGCTCCtataattgaaaaagaaaggGCAAAAAGTTGAGGCATTTTAATAAGATTCTATTCAGAGTCGTTGAGGGAAAATGTTTGCTCTTTCATTGGGTAAACCTTACCAGTTAAAACCTCTGTTTTCAGTTTCCTTCTGCAAAGTAGACTTTGCCCTCAGAGAGGtaatgtgaagattaaataagatagtgGAAATGTAttacataaagttaaaaatatcttCCACATTCAAgaagttaatatttaatattgaaataatcagttcctcaaaaatttaattctagaaaagagattttaaatgataactttaagttatattcaaaaattttctatttcaaattttataatttttctgtttagGCAGCTACATGTTATGGATGAAACACACGTGATAAATCAAGTAAAAGAAGATGTATGCTATGTGTCCCAGGATTTTTATAGAGACATGGACATTGCAAAGTATGTCTAATGGTAATCTAAGAATCAGAAAGTTGATTCTTGGGTAATGTTGCAcatagttaaaatatttcataagtcTCTATTGTGTTTTCCAGattgaaaggagaagaaaatacagtaatGATAGACTATGTTTTGCCTGACTTCAGTACAATTAAAAAGGGCTTTTgtaaggtaattaaaaaaaaccctcagtgACATTTAAGTGACCCCTTCAGTCAGATTTGAAAAGCACCCAGCTGGGATTGGTGCAGTCGTACAGTTGTTGACAGCTGCCATCGTGGTGGCCATTTCTCCAGGCACAAGTGTATGAATGATTACAAAATACCTCACTGAAGTTATTTAGAAGAACCATCAGTCAGTGGTATCACCCTAATGATAGCACTTGAGACAAACCTGGAGATAAATGGCTAACCTCTATTATGGCTAATGCTTTTTGGTTTACTTAAGAATAAGTTTAAATCCAGTTGGAATGCTTATTTGCCTGTTGTGAAAATTATTGACATAGTTGACCTGAAATTTACTCATGTTTTATCTGATATGATCAGATAGTAGTAGGGCAAAATCCGGTGCACTTCCAAAGTGTTGAGAAGTTTATCATGGatgttaaaataatttctccttcctttttatcaGCTCAGATGAACTATCAGTTCTGTGCTTGGGTAAATGTGAAGTTTGCCCTTCTAGTTACTGGCCTGATGAGCACTGCTGGGAAGTTAAAAATCTAGTCAGAAATGTAAGCATATTTGCACAAGTAAACATGGTGTCATTCATTGCAGTGTATTTTACAGgagtgaaaaattggaaaacacCTAAATATCCAGTAAtggaagaagaacaaataaattttGACATACTCATATTACTAAAATAAGTAGTAATGAAAATGAAGTAGAGCTTCACGATTATCATGGATAAATCTCAGAAACATCTGTGTTAAACATCTAATACAATGATACCTAAAGTTTTAGAAGGATATATATAGTTTCAGGCTGTATGGAATAATAATTTGTTTAGGAATACATGAGCATatgaaagaaaagtataaaactatGTGAATGATAACACCAAATTTACATGGGGAGTGTTAACTTATCTGTAAAGTTGCATTAAACTGGTAGATGGATACATgggttttatataattttttttattaaggtatcattgatatacactcctatgaaggtttcacatgaaaaacaatgtggttactacattcacccatatcaagtctcccccataccccattgtagtcactgtccatcagtgtagtaagatgccacagagtctcaCTACTTGTCggctctgtgctacactgtcttccccatgactcctccccacaccatgtgtactattcataatacccctcaatcctcttctccttccctctctacccacccttcccctttagtaactgctagtctttatatacaattttttttggcCAAATTATTGAGGTCAAATCCAAATTAGAATTGAGAATTCAGTTAATGAGG
Coding sequences within it:
- the ACTR6 gene encoding actin-related protein 6 isoform X2, giving the protein MTTLVLDNGAYNAKIGYSHENVSVIPNCQFRSKTARLKTFTANQIDEIKDPSGLFYILPFQKGYLVNWDVQRQVWDYLFGKEMYQVDFLDTNIIITEPYFNFTSIQESMNEILFEEYQFQAVLRVNAGALSAHRYFRDNPSELCCIIVDSGYSFTHIVPYCRSKKKKEAIIRINVGGKLLTNHLKEIISYRQLHVMDETHVINQVKEDVCYVSQDFYRDMDIAKLKGEENTVMIDYVLPDFSTIKKGFCKPREEMVLSGKYKSGEQILRLANERFAVPEILFNPSDIGIQEMGIPEAIVYSIQNLPEGFRDRVYSEVRCLTPTDYDVSVVLPENPITYAWEGGKLISENDDFEDMVVTREDYEENGHSICEEKFDI
- the ACTR6 gene encoding actin-related protein 6 isoform X1, giving the protein MTTLVLDNGAYNAKIGYSHENVSVIPNCQFRSKTARLKTFTANQIDEIKDPSGLFYILPFQKGYLVNWDVQRQVWDYLFGKEMYQVDFLDTNIIITEPYFNFTSIQESMNEILFEEYQFQAVLRVNAGALSAHRYFRDNPSELCCIIVDSGYSFTHIVPYCRSKKKKEAIIRINVGGKLLTNHLKEIISYRQLHVMDETHVINQVKEDVCYVSQDFYRDMDIAKLKGEENTVMIDYVLPDFSTIKKGFCKPREEMVLSGKYKSGEQILRLANERFAVPEILFNPSDIGIQEMGIPEAIVYSIQNLPEEMQPHFFKNIVLTGGNSLFPGFRDRVYSEVRCLTPTDYDVSVVLPENPITYAWEGGKLISENDDFEDMVVTREDYEENGHSICEEKFDI